In Methanosarcina siciliae T4/M, one genomic interval encodes:
- a CDS encoding nitroreductase family protein, giving the protein METLEAIHTRRSIRKYTDRPVPKELVTELLRAAMSAPSAVNAQPWVFIVIDDRKILDEIPTFSPYAGMCRKATLAILVCGDTTREKAPGYWAQDCSAAIQNLLLAAHDAGLGAVWTGIFPMTDRVKGFRKTFGLPDHVFPLGLVPVGYPAEKPGPRDRYREEKVYHNRYGQKRE; this is encoded by the coding sequence ATGGAAACTCTTGAAGCAATCCACACTCGCAGAAGTATCCGAAAATACACTGACAGGCCAGTTCCGAAGGAGCTTGTAACCGAACTGTTGAGAGCCGCAATGAGTGCTCCGTCCGCAGTTAATGCCCAGCCCTGGGTTTTCATTGTAATTGATGACCGGAAAATCCTCGACGAGATTCCCACATTCAGCCCCTATGCCGGCATGTGCAGGAAAGCCACTCTTGCAATCCTGGTCTGCGGAGATACGACCCGGGAAAAAGCTCCAGGGTACTGGGCTCAGGACTGCTCGGCAGCCATTCAGAACCTCCTGCTTGCAGCTCATGATGCAGGGCTCGGAGCGGTCTGGACAGGGATTTTCCCCATGACAGATAGGGTTAAAGGTTTCAGGAAAACTTTCGGACTGCCGGACCATGTATTTCCCCTGGGGCTTGTACCTGTCGGCTATCCTGCCGAGAAACCCGGACCTCGGGACAGGTACAGGGAAGAGAAAGTTTACCACAACAGGTACGGCCAGAAAAGAGAATGA
- a CDS encoding MATE family efflux transporter, producing the protein MDERSQMLANEKISKLLLRLSVPAMVGMLVQAFYNLVDTIFVGHAYGVDSIQAIGGIAVAFPIQMVGMAVSLAIGIGGSSIISRRMGERDMKKANKTFSNLIFLSILSSLLITGAGIYFIVPLLKLFGATDTILPYSLEYLEVILWGTVLFSLAMVTNSVARSEGNAKVAMNSMMMAGGLNIILDPIFIFGFGMGIRGAAVATVLAQGIGVLYIARYFLSGKSILRFHPADLKPESKIIKEVLAIGASPFARNVSSSFMVIILNNLLVFYGGDIAIAVFGIINRLMMFTFMPMFGIIQGLQPIVGFNYGARNFERVKESVKLAIIITTGMSIAGFLVLYLFPEQLFGIFSGDHQLIVEGKNAVRIVVLATPLVGFQVVGGALYQALGKARPSLFLSMCRQVLFLIPLVLILPKYLDLSGVWAAFPLADTLAFAVTLIMVIREFKLLAEKGENMRNDPLRNDPLAGN; encoded by the coding sequence GTGGACGAAAGAAGTCAGATGCTTGCAAACGAGAAAATAAGTAAACTTCTCCTTAGACTTTCAGTGCCAGCAATGGTAGGAATGCTGGTGCAGGCTTTTTATAACCTCGTAGATACGATATTTGTAGGTCATGCCTATGGGGTAGACAGTATCCAGGCTATCGGCGGAATTGCCGTAGCTTTCCCAATCCAGATGGTAGGGATGGCTGTAAGCCTTGCTATAGGGATAGGAGGTTCATCCATAATCTCCCGCCGCATGGGAGAAAGGGATATGAAAAAAGCCAATAAAACCTTTTCAAACCTGATATTCCTGTCCATTCTTTCAAGCCTCCTGATTACGGGAGCCGGGATTTATTTCATAGTTCCCCTCCTGAAACTATTCGGAGCTACGGACACTATTCTTCCCTACTCCCTCGAATATCTGGAAGTAATCCTTTGGGGTACAGTACTTTTTTCCCTTGCAATGGTGACAAATTCCGTTGCCCGTTCCGAGGGGAATGCAAAGGTCGCCATGAACTCCATGATGATGGCAGGAGGCCTGAACATAATACTCGACCCCATCTTTATTTTTGGTTTCGGGATGGGAATCAGGGGAGCTGCCGTCGCAACGGTCCTGGCCCAGGGAATAGGAGTACTTTACATTGCCCGGTACTTCCTGAGCGGGAAAAGTATACTCAGGTTTCATCCTGCTGACCTCAAGCCGGAAAGCAAAATCATAAAAGAAGTCCTGGCAATAGGAGCGTCTCCCTTTGCACGCAATGTATCAAGCAGCTTCATGGTAATAATCCTGAACAACCTCCTCGTCTTCTACGGAGGAGACATAGCCATTGCCGTTTTCGGGATCATTAACAGGCTCATGATGTTTACCTTTATGCCCATGTTCGGAATTATCCAGGGCCTCCAGCCGATTGTAGGTTTCAACTACGGAGCCAGAAACTTTGAGCGTGTCAAAGAGTCGGTAAAGCTTGCTATCATTATCACCACAGGCATGTCCATTGCAGGTTTCCTGGTACTCTACCTGTTCCCGGAGCAGCTTTTCGGAATTTTCAGCGGAGACCACCAGCTGATAGTCGAAGGAAAAAACGCCGTAAGAATTGTAGTGCTGGCAACTCCCCTGGTAGGCTTTCAGGTCGTCGGAGGAGCTCTTTACCAGGCTCTCGGAAAAGCGAGACCCTCACTGTTTTTATCCATGTGCAGACAGGTGCTTTTCCTGATCCCCCTCGTGCTCATACTCCCGAAATATCTGGACCTATCCGGGGTCTGGGCAGCTTTCCCTCTTGCAGATACCCTGGCTTTTGCGGTAACCCTGATCATGGTTATCCGGGAGTTCAAACTGCTTGCTGAGAAAGGAGAAAATATGAGAAACGACCCTCTGAGAAACGACCCGCTCGCAGGGAATTAA
- a CDS encoding flavodoxin family protein — translation MKVVAFNGSPRKEGNTVTLIKHVLAELEKEGIETEMVQIGGKSVHGCTACAKCYENKDKMCVIDKDIVNECIEKMLEADGIILASPTYFSDLTPELKALIDRAGFVAKANNEMFRYKVGAAVVAVRRAGAIHVFDSINHFFTISQMIIPGASYWNIGIGLAEGDVEKDEEGVRTMQVLGRNMAWLLKKVNA, via the coding sequence ATGAAAGTCGTTGCATTTAACGGGAGCCCGCGAAAGGAAGGCAATACAGTCACTCTCATAAAACACGTCCTTGCCGAGCTTGAAAAGGAAGGAATCGAAACCGAAATGGTGCAGATCGGGGGAAAAAGCGTCCACGGCTGTACAGCCTGTGCAAAATGCTATGAAAACAAAGACAAAATGTGTGTAATTGACAAAGACATTGTCAATGAATGTATTGAAAAAATGCTTGAAGCCGACGGCATAATCCTTGCTTCGCCCACATATTTCTCAGACCTGACCCCTGAACTTAAAGCCCTTATAGACAGGGCAGGCTTTGTCGCCAAAGCCAATAACGAAATGTTCAGGTATAAAGTGGGTGCGGCCGTTGTTGCGGTAAGGAGAGCCGGGGCGATCCATGTTTTTGATTCCATCAACCATTTCTTCACGATTTCCCAGATGATAATCCCGGGAGCCAGTTACTGGAACATTGGGATAGGACTTGCTGAGGGGGATGTCGAAAAAGATGAAGAGGGTGTCCGGACCATGCAGGTGCTGGGCCGGAACATGGCGTGGCTACTGAAGAAAGTAAACGCATAA
- a CDS encoding epoxyqueuosine reductase: MDIPMVGVAGIERWNNPPFLPWMPEEFYPQSIYPEAKSVIVIGLPIPLPVLEASPSIYYRELYNTVNTLLDQYTYRLANFLTEKGYPSIFVPRDGYGNVQVLLETPIAFFSHRHAALLAGHGTFGVNNTILTPEYGPRVRFGSILSTAELPQDPMLETQLCTRCMRCVKMCPANALNEEDYPDGLTDRKACSSYSAELNKRYISPCGICIKVCPVGNDRVLYKRDNDAIYVDKDRFANHHKAWKHVRSYGGKNP, from the coding sequence ATGGATATACCCATGGTCGGGGTTGCCGGTATTGAGAGGTGGAATAACCCTCCTTTTTTGCCGTGGATGCCTGAAGAATTCTATCCTCAATCCATATATCCGGAAGCAAAATCAGTGATAGTTATCGGGTTGCCGATTCCTCTGCCGGTGCTTGAGGCATCCCCCTCGATATATTACCGTGAACTGTACAATACCGTAAATACCTTACTGGATCAATACACATATCGACTTGCCAATTTCCTGACCGAGAAAGGATACCCGTCTATTTTCGTACCGAGAGACGGGTATGGGAACGTTCAGGTACTTCTGGAAACCCCGATTGCATTCTTTTCTCACAGGCATGCTGCTTTGCTCGCCGGCCATGGAACCTTTGGGGTAAATAATACGATCCTTACACCGGAATATGGCCCCAGGGTCCGCTTCGGTTCAATTCTGTCCACCGCCGAACTTCCTCAAGATCCGATGCTGGAGACTCAGCTTTGCACCCGCTGTATGCGTTGTGTAAAGATGTGCCCGGCAAATGCTCTGAACGAGGAAGATTACCCCGACGGACTAACCGACAGGAAAGCCTGTTCTTCTTATAGTGCCGAGTTAAACAAACGTTACATTTCACCGTGCGGAATATGTATCAAGGTATGTCCTGTAGGAAACGATCGAGTGCTATATAAAAGGGACAACGATGCAATATATGTAGATAAGGACCGTTTTGCCAACCACCATAAAGCCTGGAAGCATGTCAGGTCTTATGGCGGAAAAAATCCGTAA
- a CDS encoding flavodoxin family protein, with the protein MKVIGIVGSPRKNGNTNTLVQQVLDGAAEAGAETRNFFLNEMDYKGCQGCNYCKANDKCKLEDDLVELFDELLAADGVVFGSPIYFGQFTGQMRLFLDRCYSLINADFSSRVPAGKKAVIIGAQGAPEAAAFKGVFEEFAGQISNFMGMEVKDTIVGIGYHAPGEVKNDAELMEKAKTAGLNLLK; encoded by the coding sequence ATGAAAGTCATAGGTATTGTTGGAAGTCCCCGAAAGAACGGAAACACAAATACGCTGGTCCAGCAGGTCCTCGACGGCGCGGCCGAAGCAGGGGCTGAAACCCGGAACTTCTTCCTCAACGAGATGGACTACAAAGGCTGCCAGGGCTGTAACTACTGCAAAGCCAATGACAAATGCAAGCTTGAAGACGACCTTGTGGAGCTTTTCGATGAACTGTTAGCAGCTGACGGAGTTGTCTTTGGATCCCCTATTTACTTCGGCCAGTTTACAGGCCAGATGCGGCTTTTCCTTGACCGCTGCTACTCTCTCATAAACGCAGACTTCTCCTCCCGCGTCCCGGCCGGAAAAAAGGCCGTAATCATAGGAGCCCAGGGAGCCCCTGAAGCTGCAGCTTTCAAAGGGGTCTTTGAGGAGTTTGCGGGGCAGATCTCAAACTTCATGGGCATGGAAGTAAAGGATACGATAGTAGGAATCGGATACCACGCCCCCGGAGAAGTAAAGAACGATGCAGAACTTATGGAAAAAGCAAAAACCGCAGGTTTAAACCTGTTAAAATAA
- a CDS encoding winged helix-turn-helix transcriptional regulator, producing the protein MVSERNNKKHYQCPVEATLDVIGGKWKPLILWQLRAEKLRFSGLRQNMQGISPKMLTKQLRELEADGLVFREVYPEIPPRVEYSLTEFGKTVIPVLEALCEWGNGYLGRECILGKNEGVKTSERLS; encoded by the coding sequence ATGGTTAGTGAGAGGAACAACAAAAAACATTATCAATGCCCCGTGGAAGCTACCCTTGATGTCATAGGGGGCAAATGGAAACCCCTTATCCTCTGGCAGTTGAGAGCAGAGAAACTGCGTTTTTCAGGACTGCGGCAGAATATGCAGGGTATTTCTCCCAAAATGCTTACAAAACAGCTTCGGGAACTTGAAGCCGACGGGCTTGTTTTCAGGGAGGTCTATCCCGAGATCCCGCCCCGGGTTGAATACTCTCTTACCGAATTTGGGAAAACCGTAATTCCGGTCCTTGAAGCGCTCTGTGAATGGGGAAACGGCTACCTCGGCAGGGAATGCATTCTTGGTAAAAATGAGGGAGTAAAAACCTCTGAGAGGCTTTCATAG